A window of the Bacillus andreraoultii genome harbors these coding sequences:
- a CDS encoding GNAT family N-acetyltransferase, with protein MIIREVMTSDAEKLLYLIQKVEASSKYMLLEPGERNVTREQQLKMVENIVKSDNSTILVAENNQELIGYIMTIGGHAKRNKHVAYIVIGILDKYRGNGVGTKLFEAIINWAANHGIRRLELTVATENEAGVALYKKMGFEIEGVKRNSLFIDGRFVDEYYMSRLIN; from the coding sequence ATGATCATTAGAGAAGTTATGACTTCAGACGCGGAAAAATTATTGTACTTAATTCAAAAAGTAGAAGCGAGTTCGAAATATATGCTTTTAGAACCAGGAGAAAGAAACGTAACACGAGAACAGCAGCTGAAAATGGTTGAAAATATAGTTAAAAGTGACAACTCAACAATACTAGTTGCGGAGAATAATCAGGAGCTAATCGGATACATCATGACCATTGGGGGTCATGCAAAAAGAAATAAACACGTTGCCTACATAGTTATCGGAATATTAGACAAGTATCGAGGGAATGGTGTAGGAACAAAGCTATTTGAGGCAATTATAAATTGGGCTGCAAATCATGGGATTCGACGGTTAGAATTAACAGTGGCTACCGAGAACGAAGCAGGTGTTGCACTTTATAAAAAAATGGGATTTGAAATTGAAGGTGTAAAAAGAAATTCCCTATTCATTGATGGCCGGTTTGTTGATGAGTACTATATGTCGAGGTTAATTAATTAG
- the yiaA gene encoding inner membrane protein YiaA yields the protein MSEDKEYLFEQDTKPSNKYERREGEPTSAFKGASWGALLLGITAYLIGLYNANMQLNEKGYYLAILLFGLYAAVSLQKAVRDKEEGIPVTSIYFGISWFAMIIAISLMAIGLYNAGSISLSEKGFYGMAFILSLFAAITVQKNVRDTQKARETE from the coding sequence ATGTCAGAAGATAAAGAGTATCTATTTGAACAAGATACAAAACCGAGCAATAAATACGAAAGAAGAGAAGGAGAACCTACTTCAGCATTTAAAGGTGCATCATGGGGAGCACTATTGTTAGGGATTACAGCATATTTAATCGGTTTGTATAATGCAAATATGCAACTGAATGAGAAAGGATATTACTTAGCTATTTTATTGTTTGGTTTATATGCAGCGGTATCTTTGCAAAAGGCGGTAAGAGATAAGGAAGAAGGGATACCTGTTACAAGCATTTACTTTGGCATTAGCTGGTTTGCGATGATTATCGCCATTTCGCTAATGGCTATTGGATTATATAATGCAGGAAGTATCAGTTTAAGTGAAAAAGGTTTCTATGGGATGGCATTTATTTTAAGTTTATTTGCTGCCATCACAGTCCAAAAGAATGTAAGAGATACACAGAAAGCTAGAGAAACGGAATGA
- a CDS encoding dipeptidase, protein MQVIDLHCDALFKLSAGKGRLSFRNSEELDTNLMRLQAGKVKIQAFAIFIDSDINSDEKFREALNQVDYFYKEVLGKNPEMKHLKKWTDLYQLEAGEIGAFLTLEGVDAIGNDLGKLRILYELGVLSVGLTWNNANLAADGVGEPRGGGLTLFGKEIVHLNNERQVLTDVSHLSERGFWDVMEIADYPIASHSNAKALCNHPRNLTDEQIKSMFTKGGLIHVVYHPPFISEEGVATTTDLIKHIDHLCSLGGVEQIGLGSDFDGIEEKVIGLENAAMTQNLLNELLKYYKEDVVKGFAYQNFLDHLPK, encoded by the coding sequence ATGCAAGTGATCGATTTACATTGTGATGCCCTTTTTAAATTATCGGCAGGAAAAGGGAGATTATCTTTTCGAAATAGTGAAGAACTTGACACAAACTTAATGAGACTTCAAGCAGGTAAAGTTAAAATTCAAGCATTTGCGATTTTTATTGATTCGGATATAAATTCAGATGAAAAGTTTCGTGAAGCATTGAATCAAGTAGATTACTTTTATAAAGAAGTACTCGGAAAGAATCCTGAAATGAAACATCTGAAAAAATGGACAGATCTTTACCAATTGGAAGCGGGGGAGATTGGGGCTTTTCTTACGTTAGAAGGGGTCGATGCCATTGGTAATGATCTAGGTAAGTTACGTATCCTTTATGAATTAGGTGTGTTATCAGTTGGATTGACTTGGAACAATGCTAACTTAGCTGCAGATGGCGTAGGTGAACCTCGAGGGGGTGGACTAACTTTATTTGGTAAAGAAATTGTTCACTTAAATAATGAACGGCAAGTATTGACTGATGTTTCCCATTTATCGGAACGCGGCTTTTGGGATGTGATGGAAATAGCTGATTACCCAATTGCAAGCCATTCCAATGCCAAAGCTTTGTGTAATCATCCACGTAATTTGACGGACGAACAGATAAAATCGATGTTTACTAAAGGCGGCTTAATTCATGTCGTTTATCATCCCCCATTTATATCGGAGGAGGGTGTGGCTACCACCACGGATTTGATTAAACATATTGACCATCTTTGCTCCTTAGGTGGGGTCGAACAAATTGGACTCGGTTCCGACTTTGATGGCATTGAGGAAAAAGTAATCGGTTTAGAGAATGCCGCTATGACACAAAATTTATTGAACGAACTGTTGAAATATTATAAAGAGGATGTCGTAAAAGGATTTGCTTATCAAAATTTCTTGGATCATCTACCTAAGTAA
- a CDS encoding YhgE/Pip family protein, whose protein sequence is MKEIITSIRDKKGTRIALIAVLLIPLIYAAIILTSSWGPYDNLSNLPVAVVNEDKGAMSGENPVNAGEDLVKELKSSKSLGFEFVSKEEAEKGLKNSTYYMVIEIPEDFSHNITTVLDDNPKVPELKYTKNEGLHFMASQVTNSALNQIKDQLSVKITEMYAQNIFTQLETIAEGFKDGADGSGKINEGAGQLKEGTETIISSLEEKAPDIDRLANGASQLKDGTGTLLQSVQNGTGNIHKLADGAGQVNDGANKLNTGAKTLTAGVAQVDDGAHKLNNGMKTLNAGIQSVGAGTPKLSNGMKSLDDGIKSVGAGATKLNNGMKDLDAGIQTVGAGAPKLNDGMKELHAGIQSVGEGAPKLNDGMKDLDAGIQSVGEGAPKLNEGMKSLDAGIQSIGKNTPALSNGMKSLDEGIRAVESGAKELNGGASDLSKGASDLTNGTKQVQDGLNKAKEGSTSLSKGLDQLVPGSKQVATGASNAADAINQLSGGARQVSDGIKKLANHPTIGPMLKADPEFQALLKGSEDVANGMSALNSKAPELKAGAEQVAGGLQQVAPGAKDLDKGLGELVAGQKDVVTGSEKLLAGVKKLSGGLSTLVEKTPELVNGSGQITAGLDTLAKNTPALVEGSNQLAVGLDTLASNAPALMNGSKQISAGLQNLAQNAPALVNGSKQLSVGLDTLASNAPALMNGSKQIRAGLNTLATNTPALLNGSKQLSVGLDTLASNAPALLDGSNQIANGLNHLASNTPALLNGAQQISTGLGTLSNGTNQLAAGTLTLKDSWQTLSSGVSQIDNGMSQVSNGTQTVKTGWGTLTDGVSQVDEGIEAIKDGSSELTTGLSDGAEQVSSVKADDENIRQFAEPVVLAGSTVNEFPMYRYANAPYVLSLGLFVGVLALSLLFNFRKPEDSEESTVSWYGKQFSRMAGYASIQAVLMTGFALFFLKIGVVNSLLLLLFSIFASITFLAIVFFFVLALGGIFGRFAAVAFVVLQLSTTGSSLPVDMLPSGLRALSNFLPMRHSIDSFRGLISLDDVGTAWMSIIALLFFFVVSAAFIAVVIFIQTKKDTTDTTISEP, encoded by the coding sequence ATGAAAGAAATCATCACATCTATTAGAGACAAGAAAGGAACACGTATTGCCCTTATCGCTGTTTTATTAATACCTCTAATTTATGCAGCCATAATCCTTACATCTTCCTGGGGGCCATACGACAACCTTTCGAATCTGCCTGTTGCTGTAGTTAATGAGGACAAGGGAGCCATGTCCGGTGAAAATCCGGTAAATGCTGGCGAAGATTTAGTTAAAGAATTAAAGAGTAGTAAGTCACTAGGCTTTGAGTTCGTTAGTAAAGAAGAAGCAGAAAAGGGATTAAAAAACTCTACGTATTATATGGTAATCGAAATACCGGAGGACTTTTCACATAATATTACGACGGTATTAGATGATAATCCAAAAGTACCAGAACTTAAATATACAAAAAATGAAGGCTTACACTTCATGGCTTCCCAAGTAACGAACTCTGCACTAAATCAAATTAAAGATCAATTATCTGTAAAAATCACTGAAATGTATGCGCAAAATATCTTTACTCAGCTTGAGACAATTGCTGAAGGTTTTAAAGACGGGGCGGATGGATCTGGAAAAATTAATGAAGGTGCTGGTCAATTAAAAGAGGGGACTGAAACAATCATTAGCTCTCTTGAAGAAAAAGCTCCAGATATTGACCGACTTGCAAATGGTGCATCCCAATTAAAAGATGGCACTGGTACATTATTACAAAGTGTACAAAACGGGACAGGGAATATTCACAAACTAGCAGATGGTGCTGGACAAGTAAACGACGGTGCCAATAAATTAAATACTGGAGCAAAAACATTAACAGCAGGTGTTGCTCAAGTTGATGATGGCGCACATAAATTAAACAACGGAATGAAAACATTAAATGCTGGCATTCAATCCGTTGGCGCTGGTACACCAAAATTAAGTAATGGAATGAAGTCTTTAGATGATGGAATTAAGTCCGTCGGTGCGGGTGCGACTAAACTTAACAACGGGATGAAGGATTTAGATGCTGGGATTCAAACGGTCGGTGCAGGTGCTCCGAAATTAAACGATGGAATGAAAGAATTACATGCTGGCATTCAATCCGTTGGTGAGGGTGCCCCGAAACTAAACGACGGAATGAAGGATTTAGACGCTGGCATTCAGTCCGTTGGTGAGGGTGCTCCGAAACTAAACGAAGGAATGAAATCACTAGATGCAGGAATTCAATCAATTGGCAAGAATACACCTGCTTTAAGCAATGGAATGAAGAGTTTAGACGAAGGGATTAGAGCCGTTGAATCGGGAGCGAAGGAATTAAATGGTGGGGCTTCTGATTTGTCTAAAGGAGCTTCAGATTTAACAAACGGTACGAAACAAGTCCAAGATGGCCTAAATAAAGCAAAAGAAGGTAGCACTTCGTTAAGTAAAGGGCTAGACCAACTTGTTCCTGGAAGTAAACAAGTTGCAACTGGTGCTAGTAACGCCGCTGACGCTATTAATCAATTATCAGGTGGCGCACGTCAAGTATCTGATGGTATTAAAAAGTTAGCAAATCATCCGACAATTGGGCCAATGTTAAAAGCTGATCCAGAATTCCAAGCACTTCTCAAAGGTAGTGAAGATGTTGCAAATGGAATGAGCGCTCTAAATAGTAAGGCTCCAGAATTAAAAGCTGGTGCAGAACAAGTTGCTGGAGGCTTACAACAAGTTGCGCCTGGAGCAAAAGATTTGGATAAAGGATTAGGGGAGTTAGTAGCAGGACAAAAAGACGTCGTTACAGGTAGTGAAAAACTTCTAGCCGGTGTGAAAAAATTGTCTGGCGGATTAAGCACACTTGTTGAGAAAACACCAGAACTAGTAAATGGGTCAGGTCAAATTACTGCTGGACTAGATACATTGGCAAAAAATACGCCAGCTCTCGTTGAAGGTTCGAATCAGCTTGCTGTAGGCTTAGATACTCTTGCATCCAATGCACCTGCTCTTATGAATGGGTCCAAACAAATCAGCGCTGGACTTCAAAATCTAGCACAAAATGCACCTGCTCTTGTAAATGGTTCGAAACAACTTTCTGTAGGCTTAGATACTCTTGCATCCAATGCACCTGCTCTTATGAATGGATCGAAACAAATCCGTGCAGGACTGAACACTTTAGCAACAAATACACCAGCTTTATTAAACGGTTCAAAACAACTTTCTGTAGGCTTAGATACTCTTGCATCCAATGCGCCAGCTCTATTAGATGGTTCGAATCAAATTGCAAATGGATTAAACCATTTAGCATCAAACACACCAGCTTTATTAAATGGAGCACAACAGATTTCAACTGGTCTTGGTACTTTATCTAACGGTACAAACCAACTTGCTGCAGGAACTTTAACATTAAAAGATTCTTGGCAAACATTATCATCTGGTGTAAGCCAAATCGATAATGGTATGTCACAAGTTAGCAATGGAACGCAAACCGTTAAAACTGGTTGGGGAACGTTAACAGATGGTGTTTCTCAAGTTGATGAAGGAATTGAAGCCATTAAAGACGGAAGTAGTGAACTAACAACTGGTCTATCCGATGGTGCAGAACAAGTTAGCAGTGTGAAAGCTGATGATGAGAATATTCGACAATTTGCAGAACCTGTCGTACTAGCTGGATCAACTGTCAATGAATTTCCAATGTATCGTTATGCGAATGCACCATACGTCTTATCTTTAGGACTATTTGTTGGTGTACTAGCCCTATCACTACTATTTAATTTCCGTAAGCCAGAGGACTCTGAAGAATCCACTGTTTCATGGTACGGAAAGCAATTTTCGAGAATGGCCGGTTACGCGAGCATTCAGGCAGTATTAATGACTGGATTTGCTTTATTCTTCTTAAAAATTGGTGTAGTCAACAGTTTATTATTATTGCTGTTTTCAATTTTTGCAAGTATAACTTTCTTAGCAATCGTATTCTTCTTCGTGTTAGCTCTCGGTGGTATTTTTGGTCGTTTCGCAGCGGTAGCTTTTGTCGTTCTTCAACTTTCAACGACTGGCTCCAGTCTTCCTGTCGATATGTTACCATCAGGCTTACGTGCGCTAAGTAACTTCTTACCAATGAGACATTCGATTGATAGCTTTAGAGGATTAATTTCACTAGATGATGTAGGTACTGCTTGGATGAGTATCATTGCCCTTCTATTCTTCTTTGTCGTATCAGCTGCATTCATTGCGGTCGTTATCTTCATACAAACAAAGAAGGATACTACAGATACAACCATTTCCGAGCCATAA
- a CDS encoding type 1 glutamine amidotransferase domain-containing protein, producing MSKKIAVVLTDEFEDSEFTSPAQAFKEAGHELTVIEKEKGKSVVGKHGEHVSVDASIDDVKPEEFDALLIPGGFSPDILRADDRFVQFAKAFMDAKKPVFAICHGPQLLITAKSLEGRKVTGYKSIQVDLEYAKANFVDEEVVVCCKQLVTSRTPDDLPAFNREALAILAE from the coding sequence ATGAGTAAAAAAATTGCTGTTGTTTTAACCGATGAATTTGAGGATTCGGAATTTACTTCTCCCGCTCAAGCATTTAAAGAAGCTGGTCACGAATTAACTGTGATCGAGAAAGAAAAAGGAAAATCAGTTGTTGGTAAACACGGAGAACATGTTTCTGTTGACGCTTCAATTGATGATGTCAAACCAGAAGAATTTGACGCACTCCTAATCCCTGGTGGATTTTCTCCAGATATACTACGTGCAGATGACCGTTTCGTACAATTTGCTAAAGCATTTATGGATGCAAAAAAGCCTGTGTTTGCCATTTGCCATGGTCCGCAATTATTAATTACAGCAAAATCTTTAGAAGGTCGAAAAGTAACTGGTTATAAATCCATTCAAGTTGACTTAGAATATGCAAAAGCTAATTTTGTTGATGAAGAAGTTGTCGTTTGTTGCAAGCAACTTGTGACAAGTCGTACACCAGATGACTTACCAGCATTTAATCGGGAAGCTTTGGCGATTTTAGCAGAGTAA